Proteins encoded within one genomic window of Couchioplanes caeruleus:
- the ppdK gene encoding pyruvate, phosphate dikinase: protein MAGEKYVYDFSEGHKDLKELLGGKGANLAEMTRLGLPVPAGFTVTTRACQAYLATGQNPDGLDAEIDEHLAALERTMGRRLGDAEDPLLVSVRSGAAFSMPGMMETVLNVGLTDASVAGLAAQAGGNDRFAWDSYRRLIQMFGKTVCDVPGEEFSDALEEAKKAKGTTDDLHLDAADLRALVDRFKRIFAKHTGYDFPQDPREQLRLAMEAVFRSWNAERAVLYRRQERIPADLGTAVNVCSMVFGNLGADSGTGVAFTRDPASGAQGIYGDYLSNAQGEDVVAGIRNTVPLEDLQRLDAKSYEELLAIMAKLEGHYRDLCDIEFTIERGKLWMLQTRVGKRTAAAAFRIAAQLVNEGVITLDEALRRVSGAQLAQLMFPRFDLSDEPAALTKGIGASPGAASGKAVFSAQRAVELAAEGEDVILVRRETNPEDLAGMIAARGILTARGGKTSHAAVVARGMGRTCVCGADELEIARDRFTVDGQTVAEGDVLSIDGTTGRVYLGAVPVQPSEVVQYFEGDEVDSTLVEAVDTIMRHADATRRLAVRTNADTGEDAARARRFGAEGIGLCRTEHMFLGDRKELVERLILSSTESARNDALAALLPLQRADFVDLFRAMDGLPVTVRLIDPPLHEFLPSLEELAVNVAVARERGEENAEEAQLLDAVRRMHEQNPMLGLRGVRLGLVIPGLFAMQVRAIAEAAVQLAGEGLHPRPEIMVPLVGAVQELEMVRQECEQIVAEVVAGSGVEVLIGTMIEVPRAALTAGQIAEAADFFSFGTNDLTQMGWGFSRDDVEGAFFWRYLELGIFGISPFESIDRDGVGRLIRIAAEEGRAVRPDLKLGVCGEHGGDPESVHFFHEVGLDYVSCSPFRVPVARLEAGRAAVTGGDSDSR, encoded by the coding sequence ATGGCCGGGGAGAAGTACGTCTACGATTTTTCCGAGGGTCACAAGGACCTCAAGGAGCTTCTCGGCGGCAAAGGCGCGAACCTCGCGGAGATGACCCGCCTGGGGCTGCCCGTGCCGGCCGGATTCACCGTCACCACGCGGGCCTGCCAGGCGTACCTGGCCACCGGGCAGAACCCGGACGGCCTGGACGCCGAGATCGACGAGCACCTCGCCGCGCTCGAGCGCACGATGGGCCGCCGGCTCGGCGACGCCGAGGACCCGCTGCTGGTCTCCGTGCGTTCCGGTGCCGCCTTCTCCATGCCCGGCATGATGGAGACCGTGCTCAACGTCGGCCTGACCGACGCCAGCGTCGCCGGGCTCGCCGCCCAGGCCGGCGGCAACGACCGCTTCGCCTGGGACTCCTACCGCCGGCTCATCCAGATGTTCGGAAAAACGGTCTGCGACGTGCCCGGCGAGGAATTCTCCGACGCCCTCGAAGAGGCGAAGAAAGCCAAGGGCACGACCGACGATCTGCACCTGGACGCCGCCGACCTGCGGGCCCTGGTCGATCGGTTCAAGCGCATTTTCGCCAAGCACACCGGATACGACTTCCCGCAGGATCCGCGCGAGCAGTTGCGGCTGGCGATGGAGGCCGTCTTCCGCTCCTGGAATGCCGAGCGAGCGGTGCTCTACCGCCGCCAGGAACGCATTCCGGCCGACCTGGGCACCGCGGTCAACGTGTGCTCGATGGTCTTCGGCAACCTCGGCGCCGACTCCGGCACCGGCGTGGCGTTCACCCGCGACCCCGCCTCCGGCGCCCAGGGCATCTACGGCGACTACCTGTCGAACGCCCAGGGCGAGGACGTGGTCGCGGGCATCCGCAACACCGTCCCGCTCGAGGACCTCCAGCGCCTGGACGCCAAGTCCTACGAGGAGCTCTTGGCGATCATGGCCAAGCTCGAGGGCCACTACCGCGACCTGTGCGACATCGAGTTCACCATCGAGCGCGGCAAGCTGTGGATGCTGCAGACCCGGGTCGGCAAGCGCACCGCCGCGGCCGCCTTCCGGATCGCCGCCCAGCTCGTGAACGAGGGCGTGATCACCCTCGACGAGGCCCTGCGCCGCGTCTCCGGGGCCCAGCTCGCGCAGCTCATGTTCCCCCGCTTCGACCTCTCCGACGAGCCGGCCGCCCTCACCAAGGGCATCGGCGCCTCGCCGGGCGCCGCGTCGGGCAAGGCCGTCTTCAGCGCCCAACGGGCGGTCGAGCTGGCCGCCGAGGGCGAGGACGTCATCCTGGTACGCCGGGAGACCAACCCCGAGGACCTCGCCGGCATGATCGCGGCCCGTGGCATCCTCACCGCGCGCGGCGGCAAGACGAGCCACGCGGCGGTCGTGGCCCGCGGCATGGGCCGCACCTGCGTCTGCGGCGCCGACGAGCTGGAGATCGCCCGCGACCGGTTCACCGTGGACGGCCAGACGGTTGCCGAGGGCGACGTCCTCTCCATCGACGGCACGACCGGCCGGGTCTACCTCGGCGCCGTGCCCGTCCAGCCCTCCGAGGTCGTGCAGTACTTCGAGGGCGACGAGGTCGACTCCACTCTGGTCGAGGCGGTCGACACGATCATGCGGCACGCCGACGCGACCCGGCGCCTGGCCGTGCGGACCAACGCCGACACCGGCGAGGACGCGGCCCGCGCCCGCCGCTTCGGCGCCGAGGGCATCGGGCTGTGCCGTACCGAGCACATGTTCCTCGGCGACCGCAAGGAACTGGTCGAGCGCCTGATCCTCAGCTCCACCGAGAGCGCCCGCAACGACGCCCTCGCCGCCCTGCTGCCGCTGCAGCGCGCCGACTTCGTCGACCTGTTCCGCGCCATGGACGGCCTTCCGGTCACCGTGCGCCTGATCGACCCGCCGCTGCACGAGTTCCTGCCCTCGCTCGAGGAGCTGGCGGTCAACGTCGCCGTCGCCCGCGAGCGGGGCGAGGAGAACGCCGAGGAGGCGCAACTCCTCGACGCCGTACGCCGCATGCACGAGCAGAACCCGATGCTGGGCCTGCGCGGCGTTCGCCTCGGCCTGGTCATCCCGGGCCTGTTCGCCATGCAGGTACGCGCGATCGCCGAGGCGGCCGTCCAGCTCGCCGGCGAGGGCCTGCACCCCCGCCCCGAGATCATGGTCCCCCTGGTCGGCGCTGTGCAGGAGCTCGAGATGGTCCGCCAGGAATGCGAGCAGATCGTCGCCGAGGTCGTCGCCGGCAGCGGCGTCGAGGTACTGATCGGCACGATGATCGAGGTACCCCGCGCGGCGCTGACCGCCGGCCAGATCGCCGAGGCCGCGGACTTCTTCTCCTTCGGCACCAACGACCTGACCCAGATGGGCTGGGGCTTCTCCCGCGACGACGTCGAGGGCGCCTTCTTCTGGCGCTACCTCGAACTGGGCATCTTCGGCATCTCCCCGTTCGAGTCCATCGACCGCGACGGCGTGGGCCGCCTGATCCGCATCGCCGCCGAGGAGGGCCGCGCGGTACGCCCGGACCTCAAGCTCGGCGTCTGCGGCGAGCACGGCGGCGACCCGGAGTCGGTGCACTTCTTCCACGAGGTGGGCCTCGACTACGTGTCCTGCTCCCCGTTCCGAGTCCCGGTCGCCCGCCTGGAGGCGGGCCGCGCGGCCGTCACCGGTGGAGACTCCGACAGCCGCTGA
- a CDS encoding SulP family inorganic anion transporter: protein MPTPDAADVDAPSRWRTVVRHDLPASIVVFLIAIPLSLGIAAASGAPLLAGLVAAVVGGLVAGVLSGAPLQVSGPAAGLTVIVAGTVAEFGWAGTAAIVAMAGLVQIVLGVSRLGRAALALSPAVVHGMLAGIGVVIALSQVHVLLGGDPQSAAWDNLRELPRQIAGNHGGAVLIGVLTIVILLLWPRFVKISLLPGALVAVTVATAVAGLGGLAVQRVDLPPDPLGGLILPRWPAGGLPDIAVAVVTIALVASVESLLSAVAVDRLHDGERADLNRELIAQGAANTVSGALGGLPVTGVIVRSSTNVAAGARTRASAMLHGVWIAVFVLLFSALLEQIPLSALAAVLVVVGLRLISLAQIKTYVRHRELPTYLVTGFGVIFTDLLTGVALGMATAVLVMLVRLARCEITRTSPAMGHWTVVITGTLAFVGAGRVARELSALPPGEAVELELHLDYLDQGAFEAIQDWREAYERGGGRVHVREIHDSWFQRATAGRLGGARSQPTRGPRLPGSWPQWVSLNEQRRDAMQAGIDEFERSVAPLVRSHLAGLARDGQRPEQLFITCADSRVVPNLITTSGPGDLFCVRNVGNIVPPYGSGDASVGAAVEYAVDVLGVTTITVCGHSGCGAVRAMMGGAAGDPSALGAWLAAAGPALDARSETECITANVARQLENLRGYPSVRAAADAGRLILTGLYFDLAEARMYRVEDGVRRPVRLG, encoded by the coding sequence ATGCCCACGCCGGACGCTGCCGACGTCGACGCACCTTCCCGCTGGCGCACCGTGGTGCGCCACGACCTGCCGGCGTCGATCGTCGTGTTCCTCATCGCCATACCCCTGTCGCTGGGCATCGCCGCGGCTTCCGGGGCGCCGCTGCTGGCCGGGCTCGTCGCCGCGGTCGTCGGCGGGCTGGTCGCGGGTGTGCTCAGTGGGGCACCCCTGCAGGTCAGCGGTCCCGCCGCCGGGCTGACCGTCATCGTGGCCGGGACGGTGGCCGAATTCGGCTGGGCCGGGACCGCCGCGATCGTCGCCATGGCGGGTCTCGTGCAGATCGTGCTGGGAGTGTCCCGGCTCGGCCGGGCCGCGCTCGCGCTCTCCCCGGCGGTGGTGCACGGCATGCTCGCCGGCATCGGCGTCGTGATCGCGCTGAGCCAGGTCCATGTGCTGCTGGGCGGTGACCCGCAGAGCGCCGCCTGGGACAACCTGCGGGAGCTGCCCCGGCAGATCGCCGGCAACCACGGCGGTGCCGTGCTGATCGGCGTGCTGACCATCGTGATCCTGCTGCTCTGGCCGCGCTTCGTGAAGATCTCGCTGCTGCCCGGCGCGCTCGTCGCGGTGACCGTGGCGACCGCCGTCGCGGGCCTGGGCGGCCTCGCGGTGCAGCGGGTCGACCTGCCCCCGGACCCGCTCGGTGGGCTGATTCTCCCGCGCTGGCCGGCCGGCGGCCTGCCGGACATCGCCGTCGCGGTCGTCACCATCGCCCTGGTGGCCAGCGTCGAATCGTTGCTGTCGGCGGTGGCCGTGGACCGGCTCCACGACGGCGAGCGCGCCGACCTCAACCGGGAGCTGATCGCCCAGGGCGCCGCCAACACCGTGTCCGGCGCGCTCGGCGGCCTGCCCGTGACCGGGGTGATCGTGCGTAGCTCCACCAACGTCGCCGCCGGGGCCCGGACCCGGGCGTCCGCCATGCTGCACGGGGTATGGATCGCCGTCTTCGTCCTGCTCTTCAGCGCGCTGCTCGAGCAGATCCCGCTCTCCGCACTGGCCGCCGTGCTCGTCGTGGTGGGACTGCGGCTGATCAGCCTCGCCCAGATCAAGACGTACGTCCGGCATCGGGAGCTGCCGACGTACCTGGTCACCGGCTTCGGGGTGATCTTCACGGACCTGCTCACCGGCGTCGCACTGGGCATGGCCACCGCCGTGCTCGTCATGCTGGTGCGGCTGGCCCGGTGCGAGATCACCCGTACCTCGCCGGCCATGGGGCACTGGACGGTGGTCATCACCGGCACGCTCGCCTTCGTGGGCGCCGGCCGGGTCGCGCGCGAGCTGTCCGCCCTGCCGCCGGGGGAGGCCGTGGAGCTGGAGCTGCACCTCGACTATCTCGACCAGGGCGCCTTCGAGGCCATCCAGGACTGGCGCGAGGCGTACGAGCGCGGCGGCGGCCGGGTGCACGTCCGCGAGATCCACGACAGTTGGTTCCAGCGGGCCACCGCCGGGCGGCTGGGCGGCGCCCGCTCCCAGCCCACCCGCGGGCCGCGGCTGCCCGGCTCGTGGCCGCAGTGGGTGTCGCTCAACGAGCAACGCCGCGACGCCATGCAGGCCGGCATCGACGAGTTCGAGCGCAGTGTCGCGCCGCTGGTCCGTTCCCATCTTGCCGGGCTCGCGCGCGACGGGCAGAGGCCCGAGCAGCTCTTCATCACGTGCGCGGACTCGCGGGTCGTGCCGAACCTCATCACCACCAGCGGCCCGGGCGACCTCTTCTGTGTCCGCAACGTGGGCAACATCGTGCCGCCGTACGGCTCGGGCGACGCGTCGGTCGGCGCCGCCGTCGAGTACGCCGTGGACGTCCTCGGCGTCACCACCATCACCGTCTGCGGCCACTCGGGGTGCGGTGCCGTGCGGGCCATGATGGGCGGTGCCGCCGGTGATCCCTCCGCGCTCGGCGCCTGGCTGGCCGCCGCCGGGCCGGCCCTGGACGCCCGCTCCGAGACGGAGTGCATCACCGCCAACGTGGCGCGGCAACTGGAGAATCTGCGCGGCTATCCGAGCGTCCGGGCGGCGGCCGACGCGGGCCGGCTGATTTTGACCGGCCTCTACTTCGACCTGGCGGAGGCCCGGATGTACCGCGTGGAGGACGGCGTGCGCCGGCCCGTACGCCTCGGGTGA
- a CDS encoding methyl-accepting chemotaxis protein, giving the protein MSDYETGEEWSAEAPQDTGRYTTDVRDSVHRLADVSSDMATATRSAVKAAQTAVAVIQRLDASSTEIGKVVQLIATIAKQTNLLALNATIEAARAGEAGRGFAVVASEVKDLANETATATNEIGGQVGGIRADTQNAVSAIEEMQSLIEELDRCQMVISGIVTEQQGG; this is encoded by the coding sequence ATGAGCGACTACGAAACCGGCGAGGAGTGGTCCGCCGAGGCTCCGCAGGACACCGGCCGGTACACGACCGACGTGCGTGACTCCGTACACCGGCTCGCGGACGTCAGCAGTGACATGGCGACGGCGACGAGGTCGGCGGTGAAGGCGGCGCAGACGGCGGTGGCGGTGATCCAGCGGCTGGACGCGAGCAGTACGGAGATCGGCAAGGTCGTCCAGTTGATTGCCACGATCGCCAAGCAGACCAACCTGCTCGCCCTGAACGCCACCATCGAGGCGGCGCGGGCGGGCGAGGCGGGACGGGGATTCGCGGTCGTCGCCAGCGAGGTCAAGGATCTTGCGAACGAGACCGCCACCGCGACGAACGAGATCGGCGGGCAGGTCGGCGGCATCCGCGCCGACACGCAGAACGCGGTGTCGGCCATCGAGGAGATGCAGTCGCTCATCGAGGAGCTGGACCGCTGCCAGATGGTGATCAGCGGGATCGTCACGGAGCAGCAGGGCGGCTGA
- a CDS encoding YchJ family protein has protein sequence MARRTPRRRPASPAGIAETDLCPCGLGQPYGECCRPAHQGHAPATAEALMRSRYAAFALDDAPYVLRSWHPDTRPESVEPDPALRWIGLDVVEATGGGLFDAEGVVEFCAHYQDGGKPGDMRERSRFVRHDGQWVYWGPILTNGTLANI, from the coding sequence ATGGCCCGACGCACACCGCGACGCCGACCGGCTTCCCCGGCCGGTATCGCCGAGACCGACCTCTGCCCCTGCGGCCTGGGGCAGCCGTACGGCGAGTGCTGCCGCCCCGCCCACCAGGGTCACGCACCGGCGACCGCAGAGGCCCTGATGCGCTCCCGCTACGCCGCCTTCGCGCTGGACGACGCCCCGTACGTGCTCCGGTCGTGGCATCCGGACACCCGCCCGGAGTCGGTCGAGCCGGACCCCGCGCTGCGCTGGATCGGCCTGGACGTGGTCGAGGCGACCGGCGGCGGCCTCTTCGACGCCGAGGGCGTGGTCGAGTTCTGCGCCCACTATCAGGACGGCGGCAAGCCGGGGGACATGCGCGAGCGGAGCCGGTTCGTGCGCCACGACGGTCAGTGGGTGTACTGGGGTCCGATCCTTACCAACGGGACCCTCGCCAACATCTGA
- the kynA gene encoding tryptophan 2,3-dioxygenase, whose translation MSSHQRPLEPGIVRDFKVNLSYGKYLDLDRILSAQHPVSVPVHHDELLFILQHQTSELWLKLVLHELRAVLRQLAADQLRPALKGLARVKHIQRCLTEQWSVLATLTPSEYAEFRSFLGTSSGFQSYQYRAVEFTLGNKDRRMLSIFDDDPGAREMLTEALETPSVYDEFLRFLARQGHEVPAAVLQRDVTQPWEFHADLVPVYVSIYENKEKYWEAYEACEELVDLEENFQLWRFRHLKTVERTIGFKRGTGGSSGVEFLRKALDLTFFPELYAVRTEIGVVDV comes from the coding sequence GTGTCGTCGCACCAGAGACCGTTGGAGCCGGGCATCGTCCGCGACTTCAAGGTCAATCTTTCGTACGGGAAATATCTGGATCTCGACCGGATCCTGTCGGCGCAGCATCCGGTCAGCGTGCCGGTGCACCACGACGAGCTGCTCTTCATCCTGCAGCACCAGACCTCGGAGCTCTGGCTCAAGCTGGTCCTGCACGAGCTGCGCGCGGTCCTGCGGCAGCTCGCCGCCGACCAGTTGCGCCCCGCGCTGAAGGGCCTGGCCCGGGTCAAGCACATCCAGCGCTGCCTCACCGAGCAGTGGTCCGTGCTGGCCACCCTGACGCCCAGCGAATACGCCGAGTTCCGCAGCTTCCTCGGCACCTCGTCGGGCTTCCAGTCGTACCAGTACCGGGCGGTCGAGTTCACCCTCGGCAACAAGGACCGGCGGATGCTGTCGATCTTCGACGACGACCCGGGCGCCCGCGAGATGCTCACCGAGGCCCTGGAGACACCGAGCGTCTACGACGAGTTCCTGCGCTTCCTCGCGCGCCAGGGCCACGAGGTCCCGGCGGCGGTGCTCCAGCGCGACGTGACCCAGCCGTGGGAGTTCCACGCCGACCTCGTACCGGTGTACGTGTCGATCTACGAGAACAAGGAGAAGTACTGGGAGGCGTACGAGGCCTGCGAGGAGCTCGTCGACCTGGAGGAGAACTTCCAGCTCTGGCGGTTCCGCCACCTCAAGACGGTCGAGCGCACCATCGGCTTCAAGCGCGGCACCGGCGGCTCCAGCGGCGTCGAATTCCTGCGCAAGGCTTTGGACCTGACGTTCTTCCCCGAGCTGTACGCGGTCCGGACGGAGATCGGCGTGGTGGACGTATGA
- the kynU gene encoding kynureninase has protein sequence MTDELLERAEALDEADPLAPLRDRFLAPDDFDVVSYLDGNSLGRPLRATEQRMTEFVREQWAGRLIRGWTDGWLEQPQRLGDRLGALALGAAAGQTIVADSTTVLLYKLVRAAVDARPGRRTIVLDTDNFPTDRYVCEAVAAERGLELAWIETDPSAGIRPEQVAAAVGEDTALVLFSHVAYRSGWLADVAEINRIAHAAGALTLWDLCHSAGSVEVELDAWGVDLAVGCSYKYLNGGPGAPAFAYVRSGLQGELRQPIWGWMGHRASFEMGPGHEPAPGIRAMLSGTPPILAMLPLEVNLDLLAEAGIAAVRRKSLLLTEYVIDVADRWLAPLGVEVVSPRDPARRGGHVTLRRPGFEALLEPLWEGGVIPDYRRPDGLRIGPAPLSTGFAEVHRGLSILRDLLEKQP, from the coding sequence ATGACCGACGAGCTTCTGGAGCGGGCCGAGGCGCTGGACGAAGCCGACCCGCTGGCACCCCTGCGCGACCGGTTCCTGGCGCCGGACGACTTCGACGTGGTCTCGTACCTCGACGGCAACTCGCTGGGCCGCCCGCTGCGCGCGACCGAGCAGCGGATGACCGAGTTCGTCCGTGAGCAGTGGGCGGGCCGGCTCATCCGGGGCTGGACCGACGGCTGGCTCGAGCAGCCACAGCGGCTCGGTGACCGGCTGGGCGCGCTCGCGCTCGGCGCCGCCGCCGGGCAGACGATCGTCGCCGACTCCACGACCGTGCTGCTCTACAAGCTCGTGCGGGCCGCCGTCGACGCGCGCCCCGGGCGCCGCACGATCGTGCTCGACACCGACAACTTCCCCACCGACCGGTACGTGTGCGAGGCCGTGGCCGCCGAGCGCGGTCTCGAACTGGCCTGGATCGAGACCGACCCGTCGGCCGGGATCAGGCCCGAGCAGGTCGCCGCGGCGGTCGGCGAGGACACCGCGCTGGTGCTGTTCAGCCATGTGGCGTACCGGTCCGGGTGGCTGGCCGACGTCGCGGAGATCAACCGGATCGCGCACGCGGCCGGTGCGCTGACCCTGTGGGACCTGTGCCATTCGGCGGGCTCGGTCGAGGTGGAGCTGGACGCGTGGGGCGTGGACCTCGCCGTCGGCTGCTCGTACAAGTATCTCAACGGCGGGCCGGGGGCACCGGCCTTCGCGTACGTGCGCAGCGGCCTGCAGGGTGAGCTGCGGCAGCCGATCTGGGGCTGGATGGGCCACCGGGCGTCGTTCGAGATGGGACCGGGGCACGAGCCGGCGCCGGGCATCCGCGCGATGCTCAGCGGCACCCCGCCGATCCTGGCCATGCTGCCGCTGGAGGTGAACCTCGACCTGCTCGCCGAGGCCGGCATCGCCGCCGTCCGGCGCAAGTCGCTGCTGCTCACCGAGTACGTCATCGATGTGGCGGACCGCTGGCTGGCGCCGTTGGGCGTCGAGGTGGTGAGCCCGCGCGACCCGGCCCGCCGTGGCGGGCATGTGACCCTGCGCCGCCCGGGCTTCGAGGCGCTGCTGGAGCCGCTCTGGGAGGGCGGGGTCATCCCCGACTATCGGCGCCCCGACGGGCTCCGGATCGGCCCGGCGCCGCTGAGCACCGGCTTCGCCGAGGTGCACCGGGGGCTGAGCATCCTGCGGGACCTGCTCGAGAAGCAGCCGTGA
- a CDS encoding amidohydrolase family protein codes for MTWLVPDSLWWDGRLQTGAALRDGVTAASGELPAGDPRLRLPGTVLPGLGDAHVHSALVDLETLRAGGLAWVWDLGGEPGSLAALAGRHPWMRFAGPFLTAPGGYPSDRAWAPPGSCRVVRSAADAGEAVAEAHAGGASLIKVTAHAGGPMLAPATLGAVVEAAHARELPVVVHAEGAGTVAAAYDAGADLLAHTPWTEELDDALIRACAGRMTWISTLDIHGYGTPTPERATAVANLRRFLGYGGKARYGTDLGNGPLPPAINPREIRALQECGLTPAGIIAAMTSPDHGEPSWIPGGLDLDPARFADSLATARVLGPEVRPRHILRS; via the coding sequence GTGACCTGGCTCGTCCCGGATTCGCTCTGGTGGGACGGGCGGCTGCAGACCGGGGCGGCGCTGCGCGACGGCGTCACCGCCGCGTCCGGGGAGTTGCCGGCCGGGGACCCGCGGCTGCGGCTTCCCGGCACGGTCCTGCCCGGGCTCGGCGACGCGCACGTGCACTCGGCCCTGGTCGACCTGGAGACGCTGCGCGCGGGCGGGCTCGCATGGGTGTGGGATCTCGGCGGTGAGCCCGGAAGCCTGGCCGCGCTGGCGGGCCGTCATCCGTGGATGCGCTTCGCCGGGCCGTTCCTGACCGCGCCCGGCGGCTATCCGAGCGACCGCGCGTGGGCACCGCCCGGGAGCTGCCGTGTGGTGCGCTCGGCGGCCGACGCGGGGGAGGCGGTCGCCGAGGCCCACGCCGGCGGGGCGAGCCTGATCAAGGTGACGGCGCACGCGGGCGGCCCGATGCTGGCGCCGGCGACGCTGGGCGCGGTGGTCGAGGCGGCGCACGCCCGGGAACTGCCGGTGGTCGTGCACGCCGAGGGGGCGGGCACGGTCGCTGCCGCCTACGACGCCGGCGCGGACCTGCTCGCGCACACGCCGTGGACCGAGGAGCTCGACGACGCCCTGATCCGCGCCTGCGCCGGCCGGATGACGTGGATCAGCACGCTCGACATCCACGGCTACGGCACCCCCACCCCGGAGCGGGCCACCGCCGTCGCCAACCTCCGCCGTTTCCTCGGGTACGGAGGAAAAGCGCGCTACGGCACCGACCTGGGCAACGGCCCGCTGCCTCCGGCGATCAACCCGCGGGAGATCCGTGCCCTGCAGGAGTGCGGCCTGACCCCCGCCGGCATCATCGCCGCGATGACCTCGCCGGACCACGGTGAGCCGAGCTGGATCCCCGGAGGACTCGACCTCGACCCCGCTCGGTTCGCCGACTCACTGGCGACCGCGCGGGTTCTCGGCCCGGAGGTCAGGCCCCGGCATATCCTCCGGTCATGA
- a CDS encoding NAD(P)H-binding protein: MRVVVSGATGRLGGRVAARLDRPQRLLVRDAARAPRIPGAEVAEAEYADAAAVRAGLEGANVVLMVSASEGPDRVDRHRAFVDAAAAAGVGHLVYTSFAGAGPDATFTLARDHWATEEHIRATGLPYTFLRDNLYADFIPALAGDDRVIRGPGGDGRAAVVAQDDIADAIVAVLRDPGPHAGHTYDLTGPQALTFAEMAAALTAATGREVRYHDETREEAYASRAAYGAPDWQVDAWVSTYAAVAAGELATVDPAIERLTGRPATPLAEVLRRS; the protein is encoded by the coding sequence ATGAGGGTCGTGGTGAGTGGGGCGACGGGTCGCCTCGGCGGGCGGGTCGCGGCGCGCCTGGACCGCCCGCAGCGGCTGCTGGTGCGCGACGCTGCGCGCGCGCCCCGCATCCCCGGGGCGGAGGTCGCCGAGGCTGAGTACGCCGACGCCGCCGCCGTCCGGGCCGGCCTCGAGGGCGCGAACGTCGTACTGATGGTCTCGGCGTCGGAGGGGCCCGACCGCGTCGACCGGCACCGCGCCTTCGTGGACGCGGCCGCCGCGGCGGGCGTCGGCCATCTCGTCTACACGTCCTTCGCCGGCGCGGGCCCGGACGCCACCTTCACCCTGGCGCGGGACCACTGGGCGACCGAGGAGCACATCCGGGCCACCGGCCTGCCGTACACCTTCCTGCGCGACAACCTGTACGCCGACTTCATCCCCGCCCTGGCCGGCGACGATCGCGTGATCCGCGGGCCCGGCGGCGACGGCCGGGCCGCGGTGGTCGCCCAGGACGACATCGCCGACGCCATCGTCGCGGTGCTGCGCGACCCGGGACCGCACGCGGGGCACACGTACGACCTGACCGGCCCGCAGGCGCTGACCTTCGCCGAGATGGCCGCGGCCCTGACCGCGGCGACGGGCCGCGAGGTCCGCTACCACGACGAGACCCGGGAGGAGGCGTACGCGTCCCGCGCGGCGTACGGCGCCCCGGACTGGCAGGTGGACGCCTGGGTGAGCACCTACGCGGCGGTGGCGGCGGGAGAGCTCGCCACCGTGGACCCGGCGATCGAGCGGCTGACCGGTCGCCCCGCGACCCCCCTCGCGGAGGTCCTCCGGCGGTCCTAG
- a CDS encoding serine hydrolase domain-containing protein, which translates to MRLDRGDEVVVGGDSPIRYQLASVSKQFTAAALLLLAQERRVRLDDPLDRWIAGWPGVTLHHLLAHTSGIGHWDDYPMIDLGVPVGQAELVDAFRAVPPLFRPGADWRYSSPAYVLAAQVVERVADMAYPEFLAHRVFGPAGLTATFAGASGDRADIAAGHDEHGASLPSWDLQVVGMGAGDVWSTTGDMVRWMSRLWAGDVLCEPWRTLMLTERAPTGQADEHSRGYGYGWFVGCFGGEPWFQHSGHNAGYKTFAACLPRSDRRIVVLCNSEAMDPPALFTLLRSLL; encoded by the coding sequence GTGCGGCTCGACCGCGGCGACGAGGTGGTCGTCGGCGGCGACTCGCCGATCCGGTACCAGCTCGCCTCGGTCAGCAAGCAGTTCACCGCCGCGGCGCTGCTGCTGCTCGCCCAGGAAAGGCGGGTGCGGCTGGACGACCCGCTGGACCGGTGGATCGCCGGCTGGCCCGGCGTCACGCTGCACCATCTGCTGGCGCACACGTCGGGGATCGGGCACTGGGACGACTATCCGATGATCGACCTCGGCGTACCGGTGGGGCAGGCGGAGCTGGTCGACGCCTTCCGCGCGGTGCCGCCGCTGTTCCGGCCCGGTGCGGACTGGCGGTACAGCAGTCCGGCGTACGTGCTGGCGGCGCAGGTCGTCGAGCGGGTGGCCGACATGGCGTATCCGGAGTTCCTGGCGCACCGGGTCTTCGGACCCGCCGGGCTGACCGCGACCTTCGCCGGCGCGAGCGGCGACCGCGCCGACATCGCGGCCGGGCACGACGAGCACGGCGCGTCCCTGCCGTCCTGGGACCTCCAAGTGGTCGGCATGGGCGCGGGAGACGTCTGGTCCACGACCGGCGACATGGTCCGCTGGATGAGCCGGCTCTGGGCCGGCGACGTGCTGTGCGAGCCGTGGCGCACGCTGATGCTGACCGAACGGGCCCCGACCGGCCAGGCGGACGAGCACTCCCGCGGCTACGGGTACGGCTGGTTCGTCGGCTGCTTCGGCGGCGAGCCCTGGTTCCAGCACAGCGGGCACAACGCCGGATACAAGACCTTCGCCGCCTGCCTGCCGCGGTCGGACCGGCGCATCGTGGTGCTCTGCAACAGCGAGGCGATGGACCCGCCGGCGCTTTTCACACTGCTGCGGAGCCTTCTCTAG